Within Ictidomys tridecemlineatus isolate mIctTri1 unplaced genomic scaffold, mIctTri1.hap1 Scaffold_36, whole genome shotgun sequence, the genomic segment CAATCTCCTCTAACGGTTTACCCTGAACCGCTAGGAGCCTTCAAAATCTCCGCGGTGCAGCAGGGAGCCGTGAGTCACGGCCAGTGACTCAGCGACCTCACCCCCTCCCCTGGGCTTTCCTTGGTCGTAGCCTCGAAGCTCTGGCCATCTTGAGCTGGCCTTTCAGGTCCCTGAACGGGATTCCCAGGATTCCCCAAGACTAGACAATGAAAAGTAGCATGGGTGGAGTAGTCCCCTTTCGAAGCGGGTGGAGCGAGAAGCTGCGCGGGACTTGAGCTCCGCGTCCTGGGCTGCGTGCGTCTCCACCTCGCACTCCAATCTCcgcttctctttgtttctttctccacGCCTTCCGATCGGTCCGATcctttcctccccctcttcctgctCCTTTGCCTGGGGGGTCTCCACAACCACCCACTCCCATCAGACCGCAGCCCAGCGGCCGCGCCCCTCCTACCAACTCGTCTCCTCCCACGCCCCCTTGGCTGGAAACCTGGGACCCCTTGGGTCCACTTTCGGGCGCTCCGCACACCCGCCAAGCCACCCCGCGCTTTTCAGCACCCAGTGGGAGAGCAGAGTTCCGGACATCATCCGGAAAGCCCCTGAGAGTCCCAGGCTAGCCCAAGAAGTAACGGGACTGTGCCCAGAAAAGGGCGGCCAGCCAAGGAAGAAAGCTCGAGGGagcccccgccccaaccttccgCCCACCCTCCCGGTTTCTCGCCGGGTCCCCATTGGCTGGTGCGCTCCGCGGCTAGGATGGCAGGGTTATAAAAACAGCGCCCTTGGCCGGGTCCCGTCCTCTGCCACTCTTGCTCCGGGTCCCCATGCTAGAGACGCAGCAGCGCTCCCACCGCCCACACCCACCGCGCTCTCGCTAACCTCTCCTCCCGGAGACAGTCCGCACCTCTGCAGCCGCCCAGATCACCGCTTCCCTCCTTGACCATGTCCTCCAGGACTGTGTCCTCATCCTCCTAAAGCAGGATTTTCGGCGGCCCAGGCACAGCGAGCCGGCCGAGCTCCAGTCAGAGCTACGTGACCACGTCCACCCGCACCTATAGCCTGGGTAGCGCGCTGCGCCCCAGCACCAGCCGAAGCCTCTATGCCTCGTCCCCAGGCGGTGCCTATGTTTCGCGCTCCTTGGCCGTGCGCCTGTGGAGCAGCGTGCCCGGGGTGCGGCTGCTGCAGGACTCGGTGGACTTCTCACTGGCCGATGCCATCAACACCAAGTTCAAGAATACCCGCACCAACGAGAAAGTAGAGCTGCAGGAGCTAAATGACCGCTTCGCCGACTATATAGACAAGGTGCGTTTCCTGGAGCAGCAGAACAAGATCCTGCTGGCCGAGCTCGAACAGCTCAAGGGCCAGGGCAAGTCGCGTCTCTGGGACCTCTATGAGGAGGAGATGCGGGAGCTGCGACGGCAAGTGGACCAACTCACCAATGACAAGGCCCGCGTGGAAGTGGAGCGCGACAATCTGGCTGAGGACATCATGCGCCTCCGAGAGAAGTAAGACGGTGCTCACGGCGCCCCACTGGGGGCACGGAAATGGAGGGAGAGGGGAACAGCACCCCGGCGAGTGGCTGCCACGCCCTTGGGGAAGAGGCCGGGGCTGCGGCTCTCGGGCGAACGTGGGGGAGTGAGGCTGTGGTTGCAGTGGCGCAGCCCCGCCCTGAACCTAGACCTCGCAGTTAGCATTTCCCTTCTACCCCTACTTATTGCCCAAGAACGCTCCGGTTCTTGTTACAGATTTCTTCAAACTACCATGTTATCTGTTGTTGAAGGCCATCGGACAGATGAGAGAGATTTCCCCAAACTTTCAGAAAGTTTCCTGGTTCTCCTGGGGGGTTGCCAGTTGCcagaaggaaggaggggggagaggaTAGTTCTGAAGGAAGCAAGACAAAGGGATGGAAGAAGCTTTTCAGGGGTAGTGGGAGAGGGGTTTGACTTGCAAGTTGTTGCAGCGAGCGTTTTGTCTCAGCGCAGTACCCCCAGGTCCGGCTAAAACTGCAGAAGGTGGGAGTTCTAAAAGCTTTAGTCTCTGGTGAGGGTGGAGATGGCGCAGCAGCTCTTGTCTCATTTTTGTAACACATTGGCATTCTGGTTTCAAACACATACAGTTTGATTTAGTTTGTCGTTTACTTAAGCTAAGTTGGCTCACTTTTACAATATCacgacacacacacatagtttaAAGCCCTatagtttaaaatgtaaaaagtattGGAGGTTAAGAAATTTAGTTTAACTGGAATTAAGCCaataagtttcttttcttctttccaagtCCTATTGTGGCATTAAAGTTAGATGGAGGTATCACTATGCACAACTATTTTGTGATATAATAAGGGTGAAAAGAAGCCATCTATCTCTGTGGCTGAAGGGTATTAATGGTTTCTATGGGCTTCACTATGGAATGTAGATACACACATTCTAGCAAATGTGATGGCTCTGGACAGAATAGGAGTCTTTGTGTTCCCAGAGCAGCTATGCAACAGGCTACATTCTTATTGAATATGTAATGATGCAAGCATAGTTTTAATTGGGCACAAGTATTTGCTAACATCCGTTATCTAATATCTGCCCCAGACTGGTAAATTATGTGATGTGTAAAGTTCTTAAAGCTACAGTCACTTCTCACATTTTGAGAAGCCTTTCTTTATTGCGtccttatattctttttattctctccattaacaaaaataaacccaAGGATGAATAATGGAATTATatgaaaa encodes:
- the LOC144373349 gene encoding LOW QUALITY PROTEIN: vimentin-like (The sequence of the model RefSeq protein was modified relative to this genomic sequence to represent the inferred CDS: deleted 1 base in 1 codon) yields the protein LLPETVRTSAAAQITASLLDHVLQDCVLILLKQDFRRPRHSEPASSSQSYVTTSTRTYSLGSALRPSTSRSLYASSPGGAYVSRSLAVRLWSSVPGVRLLQDSVDFSLADAINTKFKNTRTNEKVELQELNDRFADYIDKVRFLEQQNKILLAELEQLKGQGKSRLWDLYEEEMRELRRQVDQLTNDKARVEVERDNLAEDIMRLREKFLQTTMLSVVEGHRTDERDFPKLSESFLVLLGGCQLPEGRRGERIVLKEARQRDGRSFSGDVDNASLARLDLERKVESLQEEIAFLKKLHDEELQAQIQEQHVQIDVDVSKPDLTAALRDVGQQYESVAAKNLQEAEEWYKSKFADLSEAANRNNDALRQSKQESNEYRRQVQSLTCEVFPGSNIRSPSHLLQNESLERQIREMEENFAVEAANYQDTIGHLQDEIQNMKEEMAHHLCEYQDLLNVKMALDIEIATYRKMLEGEESRISLPLPNFFSLNLRETNLDSLPLVDTHSKRTLLIKSVETRDGQVINETSQHHDDLE